The Corynebacterium poyangense genome includes a window with the following:
- the tkt gene encoding transketolase: MTLAPDLKALTEPHYPDNWTDLDTRAVDTLRVLAADAVQKCGSGHPGTAMSLAPLAYTLYQRTMVHDPCDTNWAGRDRFILSCGHSSLTQYLQLFFGGFGLELEDIKQLRTWGSLTPGHPEYRHTKGVEITTGPLGQGLASAVGMAMAARRERGLFDPDAAAGESPFDHYIYVIASDGDVQEGVTAEASSLAGTQKLGNLIVFWDDNRISIEDNTQIAFTEDVVARYQAYGWQTLEVEGGNNVAGIEAAIAQAQADTERPTFIRLRTVIAYPAPTMMNTGASHGAALGEQEVAAIKEVLGFDPDKTFDVADDVLAHTRALQKRGSQAHAEWQQKYDAWAESHPEQAALHQRLEARELPENFADELPSWDPDPKGVATRKASEAVLQVLAKTLPELWGGSADLAGSNNTVIKGEASFGPESISTDTWSAHPYGRNLHFGIREHAMGAIMNGIALHGGTRPYGGTFLIFSEYMRPAVRLAALQGTDAYYVWTHDSIGLGEDGPTHQPVEQLTALRAIPNLSILRPADANETAAAWKHALLYKEGPKGLALTRQNLPVLEGTKEKADDGVARGAYVLVEGSQPTPDVIIMATGSEVQLAVDAAAQLEAEGTATRVVSVPCLDWFEEQDQSYIEEVLPPSVTARVSVEAGLATPWYRWLGTQGRAVSLEHFGASADYQTLFDKFGITTEAVVAAAHESLNA; this comes from the coding sequence GTGACATTGGCACCTGATTTAAAGGCCTTAACTGAACCGCACTACCCGGACAACTGGACTGACCTCGATACTCGAGCAGTAGACACCCTTCGGGTATTAGCCGCTGACGCTGTTCAAAAGTGTGGGTCAGGGCACCCTGGCACGGCTATGAGCCTCGCCCCCCTGGCTTATACCTTGTATCAGCGCACCATGGTTCACGATCCGTGCGATACTAATTGGGCTGGTCGTGACCGCTTCATTCTGTCCTGTGGACACTCCTCCCTCACCCAATACCTGCAGCTTTTCTTTGGCGGATTTGGGCTGGAACTCGAAGACATCAAACAGCTCCGCACCTGGGGCTCTCTTACTCCTGGCCATCCTGAGTATCGCCACACCAAAGGGGTAGAGATCACCACCGGGCCACTAGGCCAAGGATTAGCCTCTGCTGTGGGTATGGCTATGGCGGCGCGACGTGAGCGCGGCCTCTTTGATCCTGATGCCGCAGCCGGGGAGTCACCGTTTGATCACTATATTTATGTCATCGCCTCAGATGGCGACGTTCAAGAAGGGGTGACGGCGGAAGCCTCCTCCTTAGCTGGCACCCAAAAGCTGGGTAATCTTATTGTCTTTTGGGATGACAACCGGATTTCTATTGAGGACAACACCCAAATTGCGTTTACGGAGGACGTTGTCGCGCGATATCAGGCCTACGGTTGGCAGACCTTAGAAGTAGAGGGCGGAAATAATGTCGCCGGTATTGAGGCGGCTATTGCTCAGGCTCAGGCAGATACTGAGCGTCCTACCTTTATTCGGCTGCGCACCGTGATTGCTTATCCAGCTCCCACCATGATGAACACCGGAGCGTCCCATGGGGCAGCCTTAGGTGAGCAGGAAGTAGCTGCTATCAAAGAAGTCTTAGGCTTTGATCCTGACAAGACTTTTGACGTCGCTGATGACGTGCTGGCTCACACCCGTGCACTGCAGAAGCGGGGTTCTCAAGCTCACGCCGAATGGCAACAAAAATACGACGCCTGGGCTGAATCTCATCCCGAGCAGGCGGCTTTACACCAACGACTGGAAGCTCGTGAACTTCCCGAGAATTTTGCAGACGAGCTCCCCTCGTGGGATCCAGATCCCAAGGGTGTGGCAACTCGCAAAGCCTCTGAAGCGGTTCTCCAGGTTTTAGCTAAGACCTTGCCGGAGCTGTGGGGCGGTTCTGCGGATCTGGCGGGTTCCAACAATACGGTGATCAAAGGAGAAGCCTCCTTTGGTCCAGAAAGTATCTCAACAGATACTTGGTCAGCACATCCTTATGGCCGTAACCTCCATTTCGGTATCCGAGAACACGCCATGGGCGCCATTATGAATGGCATTGCTTTACACGGTGGCACCCGCCCTTATGGTGGAACCTTCCTCATTTTCTCCGAATACATGCGCCCAGCCGTACGGCTAGCTGCACTCCAAGGCACCGACGCCTACTATGTGTGGACTCATGACTCCATTGGTTTAGGCGAAGATGGTCCTACCCATCAACCGGTAGAACAGCTCACTGCTTTGCGAGCTATTCCTAATCTGTCGATTTTGCGGCCGGCAGACGCTAATGAAACCGCGGCCGCCTGGAAACACGCTTTGCTCTATAAAGAAGGCCCTAAAGGTCTGGCGCTAACCCGGCAGAATCTTCCAGTGCTCGAAGGCACTAAGGAAAAGGCAGATGACGGTGTTGCTCGCGGCGCCTATGTCCTCGTTGAAGGCTCACAACCAACCCCAGACGTCATCATTATGGCTACTGGATCTGAGGTCCAACTTGCGGTGGATGCTGCAGCTCAATTGGAAGCTGAAGGAACGGCTACTCGTGTAGTGTCCGTCCCCTGCCTAGATTGGTTTGAGGAACAAGACCAGTCATACATCGAGGAGGTTCTTCCGCCTTCGGTCACAGCTCGCGTATCTGTGGAAGCAGGATTAGCAACCCCGTGGTATCGCTGGCTAGGTACCCAGGGGCGTGCAGTATCCTTGGAGCACTTTGGTGCTTCGGCTGACTACCAGACTCTCTTCGACAAATTCGGGATTACCACTGAAGCAGTTGTTGCTGCAGCACATGAATCCCTTAATGCCTAA
- the tal gene encoding transaldolase — protein sequence MTHAIGQLADLGTSTWLDDLSRERISTGNLTELIANKGIVGVTTNPAIFAAAMSAGTAYDEQIAELKKAAATVDEAVYAMSIDDVRDACDAFAEIYHQTHGFDGRVSIEVDPRLSADRDATLAQARELWRKVDRPNVMIKIPATEGSMPAIADALAEGISVNVTLIFSVARYREVLNTYKEGIRRAVDNGIDPATIHSVASFFVSRLDTEVDRRLEEIGTEEALALRGKAGVANARRAYAVFRQAFTEGELPQGANIQRPLWASTGVKNPNYPATLYVTELAGPDTVNTMPESTIDAVLELDELKGETLTGHEAEDEKVFSDLLHVGVDTEDVFAVLEQEGVDKFVTAWSELLESMASQL from the coding sequence ATGACCCACGCAATTGGGCAGCTTGCTGACCTTGGAACATCCACCTGGTTGGATGACCTTTCCAGGGAAAGAATCAGCACCGGAAACCTCACTGAGCTCATCGCCAACAAGGGTATCGTCGGCGTAACCACCAACCCAGCTATTTTTGCTGCTGCGATGAGTGCCGGCACCGCCTATGATGAGCAAATCGCCGAACTAAAAAAGGCTGCTGCAACCGTCGACGAGGCAGTTTATGCTATGTCTATTGATGATGTTCGTGACGCCTGCGATGCCTTTGCTGAGATTTATCATCAAACTCACGGTTTCGACGGTCGGGTCAGCATTGAAGTTGACCCGCGCTTATCAGCAGATCGGGACGCAACCTTAGCGCAAGCTCGGGAGTTATGGAGGAAGGTTGACCGTCCCAATGTCATGATTAAGATTCCGGCCACCGAGGGCTCGATGCCTGCTATTGCTGACGCGCTGGCTGAAGGAATCAGCGTCAACGTGACATTGATTTTCTCGGTGGCTCGTTATCGCGAAGTCCTCAACACCTATAAGGAAGGAATTCGACGAGCAGTAGACAATGGTATTGATCCGGCAACGATCCACTCCGTGGCATCATTCTTCGTCTCTCGCCTTGATACTGAGGTAGACCGACGCCTAGAAGAAATCGGAACGGAGGAAGCTTTAGCCCTACGCGGCAAAGCTGGGGTAGCAAATGCTCGTCGCGCCTATGCCGTCTTCCGCCAGGCTTTCACCGAAGGTGAATTACCTCAAGGGGCTAATATTCAACGACCGCTCTGGGCTTCCACGGGTGTTAAGAACCCCAACTACCCAGCTACCCTTTACGTCACGGAATTGGCTGGACCCGATACGGTGAACACCATGCCTGAGTCCACCATTGACGCAGTGCTGGAGCTAGATGAATTAAAGGGCGAAACCCTCACTGGTCATGAAGCTGAGGATGAGAAGGTTTTTTCCGATCTCCTCCACGTCGGCGTCGACACCGAAGATGTTTTTGCAGTTCTCGAGCAAGAGGGTGTGGATAAATTCGTCACCGCATGGTCAGAGTTATTAGAATCAATGGCCAGCCAGCTATAA
- the zwf gene encoding glucose-6-phosphate dehydrogenase encodes MTELNVEPQWTNPLRDPQDKRLPRIAGPSGMVLFGITGDLARKKLLPAFYDLANRGLLPPGFSLVGYGRRDWSAEQFRDYVFQAVKERARTPFHDKVWERFADGLVFVSGNFDDDEAFDRLAEKVADIDRTRGTSGNWAFYLSIPPGFFADVCHQLQRSGLSHADDNAWRRVIIEKPFGHDQKTAQHLNKVVNSVFPEESVYRIDHYLGKETVQNILALRFANQLFEPLWNARFIDHVQITMAEDIGLGGRAGYYDGIGAARDVIQNHLIQLLALIAMEEPVSFSPAELQAEKVKILRATRAVEPFELTTARGQYSAGWQGSEQVCGLREEKGFDPASTTETFAACTLEISSRRWAGVPFYLRTGKRLGRRVTEIAVVFKRPPHQPFGPEETSALGNNAVVIRVQPDEGVLMRFGSKVPGSAMEVRDVNMDFSYAEAFTEQSPEAYERLILDALLDESSLFPTNEEVELSWAILDPILHYWAESGTPEDYPAGTWGPATADRMLSRSGRTWRRP; translated from the coding sequence TTGACAGAGTTGAATGTGGAACCGCAGTGGACTAACCCCCTGCGCGATCCTCAAGATAAACGTCTCCCGCGCATCGCCGGACCTTCCGGGATGGTGCTTTTTGGTATCACCGGAGACCTCGCTCGGAAAAAACTCCTCCCCGCCTTTTATGACCTAGCTAACCGAGGGCTGCTTCCCCCCGGCTTCAGTTTGGTCGGTTACGGACGCCGTGACTGGTCTGCCGAGCAATTCCGAGACTACGTTTTCCAAGCAGTCAAAGAGCGCGCACGCACCCCCTTCCACGACAAAGTCTGGGAACGCTTCGCCGACGGTTTAGTTTTTGTATCCGGCAACTTTGATGATGACGAAGCCTTTGATCGCCTCGCTGAGAAAGTCGCCGACATCGACCGCACCCGTGGCACCAGTGGAAACTGGGCGTTTTACCTATCCATTCCACCGGGATTTTTCGCCGACGTCTGCCATCAGTTACAACGCTCAGGACTCTCCCACGCCGATGACAACGCGTGGCGTCGAGTCATTATCGAAAAACCTTTTGGGCATGACCAGAAGACGGCGCAGCACCTCAACAAGGTGGTGAACTCGGTGTTCCCGGAAGAATCCGTGTACCGAATTGACCACTACCTTGGCAAAGAAACAGTCCAAAATATATTGGCTCTACGCTTCGCCAACCAGCTTTTTGAGCCCTTGTGGAACGCTCGATTCATTGACCATGTCCAGATCACCATGGCAGAAGACATCGGTCTTGGCGGAAGAGCCGGATACTACGACGGTATCGGCGCAGCACGAGATGTCATTCAAAATCATTTGATCCAGTTGCTCGCCTTAATCGCCATGGAAGAACCCGTGAGCTTCTCACCGGCAGAATTGCAGGCGGAAAAGGTGAAAATCCTCCGAGCCACCCGCGCCGTCGAACCCTTTGAACTCACGACCGCCAGGGGTCAATATAGCGCCGGCTGGCAAGGTTCGGAACAGGTCTGCGGCCTCCGCGAAGAAAAAGGTTTTGACCCGGCCTCAACCACCGAGACTTTTGCCGCCTGCACCTTGGAGATTTCTTCTCGTCGGTGGGCTGGAGTTCCGTTTTACCTTCGCACGGGGAAACGTTTAGGTCGCCGCGTTACTGAAATCGCTGTGGTCTTTAAACGACCTCCTCATCAACCCTTCGGGCCAGAAGAAACATCCGCTTTAGGTAACAACGCCGTGGTTATCCGAGTCCAACCTGATGAAGGCGTACTCATGCGCTTTGGATCTAAGGTTCCTGGTTCAGCGATGGAAGTTCGAGACGTAAATATGGACTTTTCCTACGCAGAGGCTTTTACGGAACAATCCCCGGAAGCATATGAGCGACTCATCTTGGATGCTCTCTTAGATGAATCCAGTCTCTTCCCCACTAACGAGGAAGTTGAATTGAGTTGGGCTATTTTAGATCCGATCCTGCATTATTGGGCTGAGTCTGGAACACCAGAAGATTATCCCGCTGGTACCTGGGGTCCAGCAACTGCCGACCGCATGTTATCCCGAAGTGGCCGTACATGGCGTCGACCCTAG
- the secG gene encoding preprotein translocase subunit SecG, whose protein sequence is MILALQIILVLAAVIMTVFVLLHKGKGGGLSSLFGGGVQSNLSGSTVVEKNLNRYTVLTALIWLVCIVALNLLQAYGN, encoded by the coding sequence TTGATTCTGGCGCTGCAAATCATTCTGGTCTTAGCGGCTGTCATTATGACGGTGTTCGTTCTCCTCCACAAAGGCAAGGGAGGTGGCCTATCCAGCTTATTTGGTGGTGGAGTGCAATCTAACCTCTCTGGTTCCACCGTGGTGGAAAAGAACCTGAACCGCTACACCGTATTAACCGCATTAATCTGGTTAGTCTGTATCGTCGCATTAAATCTCTTGCAGGCCTACGGAAACTAG
- the ppc gene encoding phosphoenolpyruvate carboxylase: MAKPDQVTEDIRYLGSVLGSIIAEQEGEDTFNLVESARTLAFDIARGRRSMSDLVEMFRDIDPRRANPVIRAFSTFALMSNLVEDLHDERMRIAQLDEGVVAPDSTLEATWTKFKAAGITADQVRDVLSRAQVAPVLTAHPTETRRRTVFDAQKHISELMVQRHELMTGSPSPRIAAQIESIERDIRRRMTILWQTALIRVARPRIEDEIEVGLRYYTLSLLQEIPALNADVMKYVRDSYGQDVPERAVLRPGSWIGGDHDGNPYVTADTLRYAVNRAAHTVLKYYEAQLYALEHELSISDRISEVTVDLIALATKGHNEVPSRVDEPYRRAIHGMRGRMRQTIATLLGPELVEGTWHEIHEPYRSPEEFVADLTTIDASLRVSHDDIIAEDRLAQLQAAVASFGFHLYSMDLRQNSDSYEEVLTELFHAAEVCPCYQDLQEEEKIDLLLQELRTPRPVIPHGYLGFSESVQRELDIFREAAQAVQRFGRRMIPHCIISMAESVSDVLEPMVLLKEVGLIQAHGDHPSGGVDIIPLFETIDDLHGGSEILRQLWSLPLYRNYVQQRGNIQEVMLGYSDSNKDGGYFAANWALYGGEVSIVHACRDYGISLRLFHGRGGTVGRGGGPSYDAILAQPPGAVDGSVRITEQGEIVSAKYGTPETARRNLEALVSATLEASVLEVEQLDNADRAQQIMTEIAALSQRKYAALAHQDPGFLEYFMQSTPLREIGSLNIGSRPSSRKQTRSIDDLRAIPWVLSWSQSRVMLPGWYGVGTALKEWIESSDHPEERLAELRHLSKVWPFFTSVLSNMAQVMAKAEMDIAELYAQLIDDREVARRIHQQLREEFELTKEMFLHVTGHQELLADNPALARSVRSRFPYLLPLNVIQVEMMRRYRAGDHTDKVSLGIQLTMNGLATALRNSG; the protein is encoded by the coding sequence GTGGCTAAACCAGACCAAGTGACGGAAGATATCCGTTACCTCGGATCAGTACTAGGATCAATCATTGCTGAACAAGAAGGTGAAGATACCTTCAACCTTGTCGAGTCAGCACGGACTCTCGCTTTTGATATAGCCCGAGGCCGACGCAGTATGAGCGACCTGGTGGAGATGTTTCGGGATATTGATCCGCGACGCGCCAACCCAGTGATCCGCGCTTTTAGCACCTTCGCCTTGATGTCGAACCTCGTTGAGGATCTTCATGATGAACGGATGAGGATTGCCCAGCTGGATGAAGGCGTAGTGGCGCCGGATTCCACACTGGAAGCGACGTGGACGAAGTTCAAGGCTGCTGGGATTACTGCGGACCAAGTGCGGGATGTTTTGAGCCGAGCGCAGGTAGCCCCGGTCCTTACGGCTCACCCCACCGAAACCCGGCGGAGGACTGTTTTTGACGCTCAAAAACATATTTCTGAATTGATGGTGCAGCGTCATGAGCTCATGACAGGTTCCCCAAGCCCGAGAATTGCGGCGCAGATCGAGAGCATCGAGAGAGATATTCGTCGTCGCATGACTATTTTGTGGCAAACCGCGCTGATTAGGGTGGCGCGGCCGCGTATCGAGGACGAAATTGAAGTGGGATTGCGCTATTACACGCTGTCTCTTCTTCAGGAAATACCGGCACTAAATGCGGATGTCATGAAGTACGTGCGGGATTCTTATGGACAGGACGTGCCTGAGCGTGCAGTTCTACGTCCCGGCTCTTGGATTGGCGGTGACCACGACGGGAATCCTTATGTCACTGCGGATACTTTGCGCTATGCGGTTAATCGGGCAGCGCATACCGTGTTGAAATACTATGAGGCCCAACTTTATGCTCTGGAACATGAATTAAGTATTTCTGATCGGATCAGCGAGGTTACGGTTGATCTTATTGCGCTGGCAACCAAAGGACACAATGAGGTGCCAAGCCGAGTTGATGAACCCTATCGCCGGGCTATCCACGGCATGCGAGGACGGATGCGACAGACAATTGCTACCTTATTAGGCCCGGAACTAGTAGAGGGGACGTGGCATGAAATCCACGAACCATACCGCAGCCCAGAGGAGTTTGTGGCCGACCTGACCACTATTGATGCCTCCCTGCGGGTATCTCATGATGACATCATCGCTGAGGATAGGTTGGCCCAGTTACAAGCTGCCGTAGCTAGTTTCGGGTTTCACCTATACTCTATGGATTTGCGACAAAATTCAGATAGCTATGAGGAAGTACTCACCGAGCTATTCCACGCGGCCGAGGTTTGTCCGTGTTATCAAGACCTTCAGGAAGAAGAGAAAATCGACCTCTTGCTTCAAGAACTGCGTACCCCTCGACCGGTGATTCCACATGGCTACCTCGGGTTTAGTGAATCCGTTCAGCGAGAACTGGATATTTTCCGGGAAGCAGCTCAGGCAGTACAGCGATTTGGGCGTCGAATGATTCCGCACTGCATCATCTCTATGGCGGAGTCAGTCAGTGATGTCCTAGAACCAATGGTGTTGCTCAAGGAAGTTGGCCTCATTCAGGCCCACGGTGATCACCCCAGCGGTGGCGTGGACATTATTCCGCTGTTTGAGACCATAGATGATCTTCATGGTGGTTCGGAGATTCTGCGTCAGCTCTGGTCGTTGCCCCTCTACCGCAATTATGTCCAGCAGCGCGGTAATATTCAGGAGGTGATGTTGGGGTATTCTGACTCCAACAAAGATGGCGGATATTTTGCCGCTAACTGGGCTTTATACGGGGGAGAAGTATCCATTGTTCACGCCTGCCGGGACTATGGGATTAGTCTTCGGCTTTTTCATGGTCGGGGCGGTACCGTTGGCCGGGGTGGCGGGCCTTCCTATGATGCAATCTTGGCGCAACCTCCAGGTGCTGTTGATGGTTCAGTACGGATTACTGAACAAGGGGAAATTGTGTCTGCAAAATACGGTACGCCAGAAACTGCTCGACGCAATCTCGAAGCGCTAGTATCAGCGACTCTCGAAGCGAGTGTGTTGGAAGTAGAACAATTAGATAACGCTGATCGAGCACAACAGATCATGACGGAAATTGCGGCCCTGAGCCAACGGAAGTATGCTGCTCTAGCGCATCAAGATCCAGGGTTTCTTGAGTATTTCATGCAGTCAACTCCGCTGCGAGAGATCGGATCCTTAAACATCGGTTCGCGTCCTTCCTCTCGCAAACAAACCCGCAGTATTGACGATCTTCGGGCAATCCCGTGGGTCTTAAGTTGGTCTCAATCTCGGGTGATGTTGCCGGGATGGTACGGCGTGGGAACTGCGTTAAAGGAATGGATTGAATCCAGCGATCACCCAGAGGAACGTCTGGCAGAACTTCGTCACCTTTCCAAGGTATGGCCATTTTTCACCTCGGTGTTGTCGAATATGGCTCAGGTCATGGCAAAGGCTGAAATGGATATTGCTGAGCTTTATGCTCAACTTATTGATGATCGTGAGGTGGCTCGACGCATACATCAGCAATTGCGTGAGGAATTTGAGTTAACCAAAGAGATGTTCTTGCACGTCACCGGGCACCAAGAGTTATTGGCTGATAACCCGGCTTTGGCCCGGTCAGTGCGCTCCCGTTTCCCTTATCTTTTGCCACTAAATGTGATTCAAGTGGAAATGATGCGTCGCTATCGGGCTGGGGATCATACTGACAAAGTGTCCTTGGGCATCCAACTCACCATGAACGGGCTAGCCACTGCTCTTCGCAACTCCGGTTAG
- the tpiA gene encoding triose-phosphate isomerase, whose product MARKPLIAGNWKMNLDHLEAMKSVQKLAFTLPKEYYDKVDVALTVPFTDIRSVQTLVEGDKLQITYGAQDVSQHESGAYTGEVSAHMLARLGCTWVVVGHSERREYHHETDELVAAKAKAALDQGISPIVCVGEALEIRERGEHVSFVTEQTRASLAGLSAEELSRTVIAYEPVWAIGTGKVASAEDAQEVCHAIRSVIAEIADDDVASGIRILYGGSVKAETVADIAGQPDVDGGLVGGASLDGEAFAKLAANAAGPLS is encoded by the coding sequence ATGGCGCGTAAACCCTTGATTGCTGGCAATTGGAAGATGAACCTCGATCATCTCGAGGCAATGAAATCAGTCCAGAAGCTGGCCTTTACTTTGCCTAAAGAATATTACGACAAAGTTGATGTGGCACTGACCGTGCCTTTTACCGATATCCGTTCCGTCCAGACCCTAGTTGAGGGAGATAAACTGCAGATCACCTATGGTGCTCAGGATGTGTCTCAACATGAGTCGGGCGCCTATACCGGGGAAGTCTCGGCGCATATGCTAGCGCGTCTAGGCTGCACCTGGGTGGTCGTCGGACATTCAGAGCGGCGAGAATATCACCACGAGACCGATGAGCTTGTGGCGGCCAAAGCTAAAGCTGCACTAGACCAGGGGATAAGCCCTATTGTTTGTGTAGGAGAAGCTCTGGAGATTCGTGAACGCGGAGAACATGTCTCCTTCGTGACTGAGCAAACTCGGGCCTCGTTGGCTGGACTCAGCGCTGAGGAGCTTTCTCGTACTGTTATCGCCTATGAACCAGTCTGGGCTATCGGAACTGGAAAGGTAGCCTCGGCTGAGGATGCGCAGGAAGTATGCCACGCGATTCGGTCAGTGATTGCCGAGATTGCAGATGATGACGTCGCTTCGGGAATCCGAATCCTCTACGGGGGATCAGTCAAAGCCGAGACGGTGGCCGATATTGCCGGACAACCTGATGTTGATGGCGGACTCGTTGGTGGTGCCTCTCTTGATGGGGAAGCCTTCGCTAAGCTAGCCGCGAACGCCGCTGGGCCGCTCTCCTAA
- a CDS encoding phosphoglycerate kinase produces MALKKLQDLLDEGVESRHILVRSDFNVPLNDAGEITDPGRITASLPTLKALIDGGAKVIVMAHLGRPKGEVNPKYSLKPVAEALSEELGQYVALASDVVGEDAHERANGLNDGDVLLLENVRFDPRETSKDEAERGEFADQLVALAADQGAFVSDGFGVVHRAQTSVYDVAKRLPAYAGKLVDKEVSTLENVASNPEKPYVVALGGSKVSDKLGVIEALAGKADHLIIGGGMCYTFLKAQGHDVQQSLLQEEMVDTCKDLLERYGDKIVLPVDLIAAEKFDANAANKVVDLDGIPEGWMSLDVGPETVKVFAEVLATSKTVFWNGPMGVFEMPAFAEGTRGLAQAIIDATQNNGCFSVVGGGDSAASVRTLGLDEDGFSHISTGGGASLEFLEGKELPGVSVLQA; encoded by the coding sequence ATGGCCCTGAAAAAACTGCAAGATCTTTTGGATGAAGGCGTAGAATCTCGTCACATCCTCGTTCGTTCCGATTTCAATGTTCCGCTTAATGACGCTGGCGAGATCACGGATCCCGGCCGGATTACTGCGTCGCTGCCTACCCTTAAAGCGCTTATTGATGGTGGCGCCAAGGTGATTGTCATGGCGCACCTGGGACGGCCCAAGGGAGAAGTGAATCCAAAGTATTCGCTGAAACCAGTTGCTGAAGCCCTGAGTGAAGAACTAGGACAGTATGTTGCTCTGGCCAGCGATGTCGTTGGTGAAGACGCCCATGAACGCGCGAACGGCCTTAATGATGGCGACGTATTGTTGCTGGAGAATGTGCGCTTTGATCCGCGAGAAACCTCTAAAGATGAGGCAGAACGTGGCGAGTTTGCCGATCAATTGGTGGCATTAGCTGCGGATCAAGGAGCGTTTGTTTCCGATGGTTTCGGGGTAGTTCACCGTGCCCAAACCTCCGTGTACGACGTAGCTAAGCGACTTCCCGCCTATGCCGGAAAACTAGTGGATAAAGAAGTATCTACTCTAGAGAACGTGGCAAGCAACCCCGAAAAGCCCTACGTGGTGGCTCTGGGTGGGTCAAAGGTATCTGACAAGCTTGGTGTCATTGAGGCTCTCGCTGGAAAAGCAGATCACCTGATTATTGGTGGCGGTATGTGCTACACCTTCCTCAAAGCACAAGGCCATGACGTACAGCAATCCCTGCTCCAAGAAGAAATGGTTGATACCTGCAAGGATCTTCTGGAACGCTACGGGGATAAGATTGTGCTGCCCGTAGACCTCATTGCCGCGGAAAAGTTTGATGCGAACGCAGCTAACAAAGTGGTTGACCTCGATGGTATCCCTGAGGGATGGATGTCTTTGGATGTGGGACCAGAAACCGTGAAGGTTTTCGCTGAGGTGCTAGCTACTTCCAAGACCGTGTTCTGGAATGGTCCCATGGGTGTATTTGAAATGCCTGCCTTTGCCGAAGGAACCCGCGGTTTAGCTCAAGCGATCATCGATGCCACCCAGAACAATGGTTGTTTCTCCGTAGTTGGCGGTGGGGACTCAGCTGCGTCAGTGCGCACTCTGGGACTAGATGAAGATGGTTTCTCACATATCTCGACTGGTGGCGGTGCTTCCCTGGAATTCCTTGAGGGCAAGGAACTCCCCGGTGTTTCCGTTCTTCAGGCTTAA
- the gap gene encoding type I glyceraldehyde-3-phosphate dehydrogenase, which produces MTTRVGINGFGRIGRNFFRAVLQRSDDLEVVAVNDLTDNKTLATLLKYDSILGKLDQDIEFDDESITVGGKRIAVSAEREPANLDWSAYEVDIVIESTGFFTDAQAAKAHLGGSVKKVIISAPAKNEDATFVYNVNHQDYDPENHNVISGASCTTNCLAPMAKVLNDKFGIERGLMTTVHAYTGDQRLHDAPHKDLRRARAAAVNIVPTSTGAAKAVALVLPELKGKLDGYALRVPVITGSATDLTFTASKEVTVEEVNAAIKEAAAGEMGETLAYSEDPLVSHDIVTDSHGSIFDAGLTKVIGNQVKVVSWYDNEWGYTCQLLRLTELVASKL; this is translated from the coding sequence GTGACCACTCGCGTCGGTATTAATGGCTTTGGCCGCATCGGCCGCAACTTCTTCCGGGCCGTGCTGCAGCGCAGCGATGACCTTGAGGTTGTCGCGGTCAACGACCTCACCGACAACAAGACCCTTGCTACCCTCCTCAAGTATGATTCCATCCTGGGCAAATTGGATCAGGATATTGAGTTTGACGACGAGTCCATCACTGTTGGTGGTAAGCGTATTGCTGTGTCCGCTGAGCGCGAGCCAGCAAACCTTGACTGGAGCGCCTACGAGGTTGACATCGTTATCGAATCAACCGGTTTCTTCACCGATGCCCAGGCTGCAAAGGCTCACTTAGGCGGCAGCGTGAAGAAGGTCATCATCTCCGCTCCGGCGAAGAATGAAGATGCAACCTTCGTTTATAACGTTAACCACCAGGATTATGATCCGGAGAACCACAATGTCATCTCCGGTGCATCCTGCACCACTAACTGCCTCGCACCTATGGCTAAGGTTCTCAACGACAAATTCGGTATTGAGCGTGGTTTGATGACCACTGTCCACGCCTACACCGGTGATCAGCGTCTTCATGATGCTCCTCACAAGGATCTGCGTCGTGCTCGTGCCGCGGCAGTCAACATTGTTCCTACCTCTACTGGTGCCGCAAAGGCTGTTGCTCTGGTACTTCCGGAGCTGAAGGGTAAGCTCGACGGCTACGCACTGCGCGTACCGGTGATCACCGGTTCCGCCACTGACCTCACCTTTACCGCTTCCAAGGAGGTCACCGTCGAAGAGGTAAACGCAGCTATTAAGGAAGCCGCTGCAGGTGAGATGGGCGAGACCCTGGCCTACAGTGAGGATCCATTAGTATCCCACGACATTGTGACCGATTCTCATGGCTCCATCTTTGACGCTGGTTTGACCAAGGTCATCGGTAATCAGGTAAAGGTCGTTTCCTGGTATGACAACGAGTGGGGTTACACCTGCCAGTTGCTGCGCTTGACCGAGCTGGTTGCTTCCAAGCTCTAA